A genome region from Cryptococcus neoformans var. neoformans B-3501A chromosome 8, whole genome shotgun sequence includes the following:
- a CDS encoding hypothetical protein (Match to ESTs gb|CF187601.1|CF187601, gb|AA051865.1|AA051865): MAPRQHHHDEFESNQFLGKELKYFSQAGFDLDRIHIKRNAPIASLYEDAILNEGAIISSNGALINFSGKKTGRSPKDKRIVFEETSKDDIWWGPVNIKMDEHTFEINRERAIDYLNTRENVYVFDGFAGWDPKYRIKVRVIASRAYHALFMHNMLIRPTPEELENFGEPDFIIYNAGQFPANRFTTGMTSTTSVGINFKRMEMVILGTEYAGEMKKGIFSVMHYLQPVKFGQLSLHSSANQGIGKNDDVTLFFGLSGTGKTTLSADANRLLIGDDEHVWSDTGVFNIEGGCYAKCINLSAEKEPEIFNAIKFGSILENVVYNPADRKPDYDDVSITENTRCAYPIEYIPNAKIPCIADRQPSNIIMLCCDAFGVLPPVSRLTPEQAQYHFVAGYTSKTPGTEDGIVEPSPTFSTCYGQPFIVLHPGRYAKMLAERMEKNSVNCWLINTGWTGGKFGTGKRCPLKYTRAIVDAIHNGSLAKAEYENFPIFNLAIPKAVEGVPSDILNPEKAWPSKEAFKAELDKLGNMFQKAFAKYETDIDEKVKLSGPVFA; this comes from the exons ATGGCTCCCAGACAACACCACCACGACGAATTCGAGAGCAATCAGTTCCTCGGTAAGGAACTCAAGTATTTCTCCCAGGCTGGTTTTGACTTGGACCGAATCCACATCAAG AGAAATGCCCCTATCGCCTCCCTCTATGAAGACGCCATTCTCAACGAAGGTGCTATCATCTCTTCAAATGGTGCCCTTATCAACTTCTCCGGCAAGAAGACTGGTCGAAGTCCCAAGGACAAGCGAATTGTCTTTGAAGAAACTAGCAAGGATGACATTTGGTGGGGCCCCGTGAATATCAAGATGGA CGAGCACACTTTCGAGATTAACCGAGAACGAGCTATCGACTACCTCAATACCAGAGAAAATGTCTATGTCTTCGACGGTTTCGCCGGTTGGGATCCCAAGTACAGGATCAAGGTCCGGGTCATTGCTTCCCGAGCCTACCACGCCCTCTTCATG CACAATATGCTCATTCGACCAACTCCTGAGGAACTCGAAAATTTCGGCGAGCCCGatttcatcatctacaACGCTGGTCAATTCCCTGCCAACCGATTCACCACCGGCATgacttccaccacctccgTTGGGATCAACTTCAAGCGAATGGAGATGGTTATCCTCGGTACCGAGTATGCCGgtgagatgaagaagggtatcTTCTCCGTCATGCACTACCTCCAACCCGTCAAGTTCGGCCAGCTTTCCCTCCACTCTTCAGCCAACCAAGGTATCGGAaagaatgatgatgtcaccctcttcttcggtcTTAGTGGTACTGGCAAGACCACTCTTTCCGCCGACGCTAACAGATTATTAATTGGTGACGATGAGCACGTCTGGAGTGACACTGGTGTCTTTAACATTGAGGGTGGCTGTTACGCCAAGTGCATCAACCTCTCTGCCGAAAAG GAACCCGAGATCTTCAATGCCATCAAGTTTGGCTCTATCCTCGAAAATGTTGTCTACAACCCCGCCGATCGTAAACCCGACTACGACGACGTTTCCATCACCGAGAACACTCGATGTGCCTACCCCATCGAGTACATCCCTAACGCCAAAATCCCCTGTATCGCAGACCGTCAACCCTCTAACATCATTATGCTCTGTTGCGACGCCTTCGGTGTCCTTCCCCCCGTCTCCCGACTTACCCCCGAGCAGGCTCAGTACCACTTCGTCGCTGGTTACACCTCCAAGACCCCCGGTACTGAAGATGGTATCGTCGAGCCCTCCCCAACATTCTCTACATGCTACGGTCAGcccttcatcgtcctccaCCCCGGCAGGTACGCCAAGATGCTCGCtgaaaggatggagaagaacagTGTCAACTGTTGGTTGATAAACACTGGTTGGACTGGTGGCAAGTTTGGTACCGGCAAACGATGCCCTCTCAAGTACACGCGAGCTATTGTCGACGCCATCCACAACGGCTCTCTCGCCAAAGCCGAGTACGAAAActtccccatcttcaaCCTCGCCATTCCCAAGGCTGTTGAGGGTGTGCCCAGTGACATCTTGAACCCCGAAAAGGCCTGGCCGAGCAAGGAGGCTTTCAAGGCCGAGTTGGATAAGTTGGGCAACATGTTCCAGAAGGCTTTTGCCAAGTACGAAACAGATATTGATGAGAAGGTCAAGCTGTCGGGTCCTGTGTTCGCGTAA
- a CDS encoding hypothetical protein (Match to EST gb|CF185456.1|CF185456; HMMPfam hit to 6PF2K, 6-phosphofructo-2-kinase, score: 271.0, E(): 1.9e-78; HMMPfam hit to PGAM, Phosphoglycerate mutase family, score: 295.6, E(): 7.6e-86) — translation MSIPPPPPPNKSPSSSVSPSKSRSPKLKPLTPTSEKPSRTNDDGQVYQPVEPHVLADAVSKLDMIRSAPAPMSTVTSPAASAAPSGPSSPRLSGVGQGPPSTGSWAMDHTASGDGRLSAPGTPHFGASTALLKTLDETTKVIRQSSRAPSRAPSVSGIGTVVEKPDYSEAKIVVAMVGLPARGKSYLSNRLMRYLRWLEYNVQVFNVGQLRRSKARSALQAGQGKVDHSATYFSHSDAEATKKREELAEESLESLIAWLKKEGNVGIMDATNSTIDRREKIKKRIDKEPGLQVLYLESFCDDPVVIATNIALKVRSGDPDYQGMSKEDAERDFRKRIAQYESVYQTINEPNIPFCRILNVGQRVTINRIEGYLQSRIAFYLMNLHLKPRSIYLSRHGESMYNVEGKIGGDSDLSPRGWEYARALPALIKDNIGGGPLEVWTSTLQRTQQTASYLPFEKKTWKSLDELDAGVCDGMTYKEIEQKYPEDYESRDDDKFNYRYRGGESYRDVVVRLEPVIMELERQNNILIIAHQAILRCLYAYFQARPQQELPYINIPLHTLIKITPQAYGCQEERYPLPIAAVDTHRPRPSKGRNTAGISVAEGTSMADQPVKRDYYGDTQQGVGYGLKPEAISQALENEMEQGKLTPRAAGGAQLHHE, via the exons ATGTccataccaccaccaccaccgcccaACAAGTCcccctcatcatcagtcTCCCCCTCCAAATCCCGCTCCCCGAAGCTCAAGCCCCTCACTCCGACATCCGAAAAACCTTCGCGTACTAATGACGACGGTCAAGTCTACCAGCCCGTCGAGCCCCATGTACTCGCCGACGCAGTCTCAAAACTTGATATGATCCGATCCGCACCTGCACCCATGTCTACTGTGACTTCTCCCGCAGCTAGTGCAGCTCCCAGTGGTCCCAGCTCACCAAGACTCTCTGGTGTGGGCCAGGGGCCGCCATCAACCGGTTCATGGGCCATGGACCACACAGCAAGTGGAGATGGTAGGCTCAGTGCTCCTGGTACACCTCACTTCGGGGCCTCAACCGCCTT GCTGAAGACACTGGATGAGACCACGAAGGTGATCAGGCAAAGCTCCAGAGCCCCATCACGTGCACCATCCGTGTCTGGTATCGGTACTGTTG TTGAAAAGCCCGACTATTCCGAAGCCAAGATCGTCGTCGCGATGGTTGGTCTCCCAGCCCGAGGAAAATCTTATCTCAGTAACAGACTTATGCGATACCTTCGCTGGCTCGAATACAACGTTCAAGTATTCAACGTCGGACAACTCCGTCGCTCCAAAGCCCGTTCCGCTCTCCAAGCCGGACAGGGAAAGGTGGACCATTCCGCGACATACTTCTCGCACTCAGATGCGGAAGCTACCAAGAAACGGGAAGAACTCGCGGAGGAATCCCTAGAGTCACTTATCGCTtggctgaagaaggaaggaaatgtgGGAATTATGGATGCAACAAACAGTACAATCGATCgaagggagaagatcaagaagcgCATCGACAAGGAACCGGGACTTCAAGTCTTATATCTTGAATCTTTCTGCGACGATCCCGTGGTAATTGCAACCAATATTGCACTCAAGGTCCGATCTGGCGATCCTGACTACCAAGGGATGTCGAAAGAGGACGCAGAGCGGGATTTTAGGAAGAGAATCGCTCAGTACGAGAGTGTATATCAGACAATCAACGAGCCAAATATTCCCTTCTGCAGGATATTGAATGTGGGACAGAGAGTTACGATAAATAGGATTGAGGGCTATCTTCAAAGTCGAATTGCATTTTACTTGATGAACCTGCATCTCAAACCAAGGAGTATCTATCTGTCAAGA CATGGAGAAAGTATGTATAATGTCGAGGGGAAGATTGGAGGTGATTCCGATCTCTCACCAAGAGGATGGGAGTATGCCCGTGCCCTTCCCGCTCTTATCAAAGATAACATTGGCGGAGGACCTCTTGAAGTTTGGACCTCAACCCTTCAACGTACCCAACAAACAGCATCATACCTTCCTTTCGAGAAGAAAACGTGGAAGTCACTTGACGAACTGGACGCCGGTGTATGTGATGGCATGACGTACAAGGAGATTGAGCAAAAGTATCCAGAGGATTATGAGAGTCGAGATGACGACAAGTTCAACTATAGATATCGTGGTGGAGAGTCATATCGTGATGTCGTGGTTCGTCTTGAGCCCGTCATCATGGAACTTGAGAGGCAAAACAATATTTTGATTATTGCTCATCAAGCCATCCTTCGATGTCTATATGCCTATTTCCAGGCCAGGCCCCAACAAGAACTGCCATACATTAAT ATCCCCCTGCATACCCTTATCAAAATCACTCCTCAAGCTTATGGCTGTCAGGAAGAACGCTATCCTCTCCCTATCGCTGCAGTAGACACCCACCGACCCCGTCCGTCCAAGGGGAGAAATACTGCCGGTATTTCAGTCGCCGAAGGGACTTCTATGGCCGATCAACCTGTCAAGAGAGATTATTATGGAGACACCCAACAAGGTGTCGGGTATGGCTTGAAGCCCGAGGCGATTTCACAGGCTTTGGAGAACGAGATGGAGCAAGGAAAGTTGACACCAAGGGCTGCAGGGGGTGCGCAATTACATCACGAGTGA
- a CDS encoding hypothetical protein (HMMPfam hit to Ku, Ku70/Ku80 beta-barrel domain, score: 92.4, E(): 1.1e-24; HMMPfam hit to Ku_N, Ku70/Ku80 N-terminal alpha/beta domain, score: 53.7, E(): 5e-13) has translation MSSYYNKGDAPSWEALDQDGLDDVIDTSEYAYASRDHILFCIDAAQSMHKPYPDTTDESGQLVRGRSALHQALDVAQQIQRAKVLSGPDDSVGLLLYNVDPSAVAEDPGNYQPGNYVFQTLRTINAEEMKRLVKLMQTAKEQYEAQDDDETVETTEPEILRKTFPPIEESHEMNIANVIQTCNFLFRDGGTQLRGNKRVFWITDNDMPPGMNNRQPARTSYGDLTTYGVTAETFFIDRPDHRFNPNIFWNDILDREAIDYNDDQPDPEGLSSLADLMKDLVIKTSPKRTHFHVPLKLGKDGEIVIGVSGCSMVSEQGKGASRYVKMRGQVVEEVQSKTEYTSAETGAVLKDSEIGQAYEFGNEAEVRNILEPNPWEAHVKERAKNQNAVDHVLEDDKERRQREDEGEDLEEEEEDDKKGVEKWMGKQKAALPKIVARTRLQFSNEEVSQFRSMGIEPQIKVLGFQAASQLRFQDNLKHPFFIYPNEEEYTGSTRTFAALLNSCLKYNRHALALCRLRSNHVPEFCVLIPQEEKTSSNGQEYPPGFHLIILPYKDSIRPPPKKVAEFLQSPPIATDEQINAMKAVIKRTRFKAAAYRPEIYPNPSLAYHYDQLQALAFEEDWDPEDPAKQALDKTMPLYGGMHSRAGEFMEEFNKEIENDERAVEKLAAPTKRGKAEKETTVNEWDLRNIPDMWKKGTLSQCKVQELKDWAKHYHVPLQGKTKKADIIDVVSEHLSTSEDDLAGASSKKAKK, from the exons ATGTCCTCCTACTACAACAAGGGAGACGCCCCTTCATGGGAAGCACTCGACCAGGACGGATTAGACGATGTAATAGATACCTCAGAA TATGCCTATGCCTCTCGCGAtcacatcctcttctgcatTGACGCAGCGCAGTCCATGCACAAACCTTATCCGGATACTACAGATGAGTCCGGACAGCTAgtcagaggaagaagtgcCCTCCACCAGGCTCTAGATGTCGCACAGCAAATACAGAGGGCCAAAGTGCTTTCTGGACCAGATGATAGTGTTGGACTTCTGTTGTATAACGTTGAT CCATCTGCCGTGGCAGAAGATCCTGGAAACTATCAGCCTGGAAACTACGTCTTCCAAACATTACGCACCATCAATGCCGAGGAAATGAAGCGTCTAGTCAAACTGATGCAGACCGCTAAGGAACAATACGAAGCGCAAGACGACGATGAAACAGTCGAAACAACCGAACCTGAGATTCTCAGGAAGACCTTTCCCCCGATTGAAGAGTCTCATGAAATGAACATTGCAAATGTCATACAGACTTGCAACTTTCTGTTCCGTGATGG CGGTACACAGCTCAGAGGCAACAAGCGAGTCTTCTGGATAACAGATAATGACATGCCTCCTGGAATGAATAATCGCCAACCAGCTCGTACTAGCTATGGA GACTTGACGACTTATGGAGTCACCGCCGAGACCTTTTTCATAGACCGCCCCGATCACCGATTCAATCCTAATATCTTCTGGAAT GATATCCTCGACAGGGAAGCCATAGATTATAATGACGATCAGCCAGATCCTGAAGGCCTTTCTTCATTGGCGGATTTGATGAAGGACCTCGTAATCAAGACATCTCCTAAAAGAACACATTTCCATGTCCCGCTGAAGCTCGGAAAAGACGGTGAGATTGTGATCGGCGTGTCTGG ATGTTCAATGGTATCGGAACAGGGCAAAGGAGCCTCGAGATATGTCAAAATGCGAGGCCAGGTAGTCGAAGAAGTGCAATCGAAAACGGAATACACATCTGCC GAAACCGGTGCCGTTTTAAAAGATTCCGAAATCGGACAAGCCTACGAGTTTGGAAACGAAGCTGAAGTTCGAAACATCCTCGAGCCGAACCCGTGGGAAGCTCACGTAAAGGAACGCGCCAAAAACCAAAATGCGGTGGACCATGTTCTGGAAGACGACAAGGAAAGACGACaaagggaagatgaaggagaagatttggaggaggaggaggaggatgacaaGAAAGGGGTAGAGAAATGGATGGGAAAACAGAAAGCGGCTTTACCAAAGATTGTAGCTAGGACTCGG CTGCAATTCTCGAACGAAGAAGTCTCTCAATTCAGGTCAATGGGGATCGAACCCC AGATCAAGGTTTTAGGCTTTCAAGCTGCTTCTCAACTACGCTTTCAAGACAATTTAAaacatcccttcttcatttaTCCCAATGAGGAA GAATACACGGGTTCTACGCGCACTTTTGCTGCCCTCCTCAACTCTTGTTTGAAGTACAACCGCCATGCCCTTGCACTCTGTCGCTTACGTTCGAACCACGTCCCAGAATTCTGCGTTCTGATACCTCAAGAGGAAAAAACTTCGAGCAATGGACAAGAGTATCCTCCTGGGTTCCATTTGATCATCTTGCCTTACAAGGATAGCATTCGACCTCCCCCCAAAAAGGTTGCTGAATTCCTCCAATCCCCTC CCATCGCCACCGACGAGCAAATAAATGCTATGAAAGCAGTCATCAAACGTACCCGATTCAAAGCTGCTGCTTATCGTCCCGAAATCTACCCTAACCCCTCCTTGGCATACCACTACGATCAGCTCCAAGCCCTCGCTTTTGAGGAAGATTGGGATCCTGAAGACCCGGCCAAGCAGGCGTTGGATAAAACGATGCCGCTTTATGGAGGGATGCATAGTCGGGCCGGAGAATTTATGGAGGAGTTTAATAAAGAGATCGAGAACGATGAGCGGGCGGTGGAAAAATTGGCGGCGCCGACGAAGCGGGGAAaggcagagaaggaaaCGACAGTAAATGAATGGGATTTAAGGAATATTCCGGAtatgtggaagaagggaacgTTGAGTCAG TGCAAGGTGCAAGAACTCAAAGATTGGGCGAAACACTATC ACGTCCCTTTACAGGGCAAAACCAAAAAGGCGGATATCATCGACGTCGTATCAGAACATCTTTCCACAAGTGAAGATGATCTCGCTGGTGCAAGTAgcaaaaaggcaaagaagtaA
- a CDS encoding hypothetical protein (Match to ESTs gb|CF191562.1|CF191562, gb|CF194321.1|CF194321, gb|CF191875.1|CF191875; HMMPfam hit to Glyoxalase, Glyoxalase/Bleomycin resistance protein/Dioxygenase superfamily, score: 109.6, E(): 7.4e-30): protein MSTAASNPATYKFNHTMIRIKDPKVSLPFYEKVLGMKVFYESPGGDFTNYFLAFANGFDDADLNKENIRDKLFDREGVLELCHNWGTENDASFKGYASGNEEPGRGFGHICITVDNLEAACKRFDELGVKFKKRPEDGRMRHIAFIYDPDGYWVEIVARSLNASNI from the exons ATGTCCACTGCCGCTTCTAACCCCGCTACTTACAAGTTCAACCACACCATGATCAGGATTAAGGATCCTAAGGTGTCCCTTCCCTTCTACGAGAAGGTTCTTGGTATGAAG GTTTTCTACGAGTCTCCCGGCGGTGACTTTACCAACtacttccttgccttcgcCAACGGTTTCGACGACGCCGACCTCAACAAGGAAAACATCAGGGACAAGCTCTTCGACCGAGAGGGTgtcctcgagctctgtcACAACTGGGGTACTG AGAATGATGCCAGCTTCAAGGGCTACGCCTCCGGTAACGAGGAGCCTGGACGAGGTTTCGGCCACATCTGTATCACCGTCGACAATCTCGAGGCTGCTTGCAAGCGATTCGATGAGCTCGGCGTCAAGTTCAAGAAGAGGCCCGAGGATGGCAGGATGAGA CACATTGCCTTTATCTACGACCCTGATGGATACTGGGTAGAGATCGTCGCCCGTTCCCTCAACGCCAGCAACATCTAA
- a CDS encoding hypothetical protein (HMMPfam hit to SDA1, SDA1, score: 181.6, E(): 1.6e-51) — MPKPKTARGILLTSNLPQLQNLIKRDPEGYKEEFLTQYNHYLSLLRLHSVASSTPSSSNDKSNELFADLITFISQVAQCYPEATKDLPMQLSGLLLGGESGTSNVVTGDLRKTAVKNLVMLRNKEIIDSIQLLQTLLPLLPTVPSTLRSIIRHTILTDIKTSNAKTKNHRLNRVVQSLLFGMVESGMGAEVVGDKGRNKGKGREKGGEAMWAVMMVKELWRKGVWTDAKTVSIVSLAAFHPNTKVQSAALHFFLGSENEDEDDSEDEDEVGEARRDVRKMEHRMEVSRGKRKKEKQVKQLKREASKKRKKRAEGAGVTPNFPALELLQDPQTFGEKLYDNLHRHDKIYSLDHKVLIMQLLSRVMGVHKLCVLGFYSYIIKYLTYHQLQVTLILVSLAQSVHDLTPPDVLTPVIRKLAQEFVHPGVGAEVIAAGLNAIREVCRRQPWCMEEDLLGDLIEYRKSKDKGVVTASRGLLQLFREVNPGMLKRRERGKAASMGLIGSQVLAYGHSADAAEGIEGLELLEEHYAKLRKEANGDVGDGSDVEMDVGEDDDEGWEGWEAESDSEADSNGWESVSSGGEDLEISDSEDESDKRRDKKDKREKKRLARGKGKAKAEDGETDEDEEMDDAVSVAATEATEASQTTKKLSLLAQQRILTPADFELLNELRLKAAKELAAAGGGSAAKRKLAALEASKRHVGEDEADRFLTEAEILGPRKKAKATWEERMESIQKGREGREKFGSMKGKKKKAAPSSSTNKEKAKNKPIMMALHSNRVVSKKKASLRDKQIRLRAAIEKRKKQKH; from the exons ATGCCCAAGCCGAAGACAGCGAGGGGTATCCTCCTCACTTCCAACTTGCCACAGTTGCAGAACCTTATCAAG CGTGATCCTGAGGGTTATAAGGAAGAGTTTCTTACCCAATACAATCACTacctttccctccttcgTCTTCATTCCGTCGCATCTTctactccttcttcctcgaaTGACAAATCCAATGAGCTCTTCGCAGACTTGATCACATTCATTTCTCAAGTGGCGCAGTGTTATCCGGAGGCGACCAAAGATCTGCCCATGCAATTGAGCGGCTTGTTGCTGGGTGGGGAAAGTGGTACCTCTAATGTTGTTACGGGCGATCTGCGAAAGACAGCGGTCAAAAACTTGGTGATGTTGAGGAATAAGGAAATCATCGATTCTATCCA ACTTCTTCAGActctcctcccccttcttcccacaGTCCCATCGACTCTCCGTTCCATCATCCGCCACACCATCCTCACTGACATTAAAACCTCCAACGCTAAGACGAAGAACCACCGTCTGAACCGCGTTGTTCAGTCCCTCTTGTTTGGCATGGTCGAAAGCGGTATGGGTGCCGAAGTAGTTGGTGACAAAGGAAGgaacaagggcaagggaCGAGAGAAGGGTGGTGAGGCCATGTGGGCTGTCATGATGGTCAAGGAGTTATGGAGGAAGGGCGTCTGGACAGATGCCAAGACAGTATCGATCGTCTCCCTTGCTGCGTTCCACCCCAACACCAAGGTTCAGTCCGCCGCtcttcatttcttcctcgggTCAGAGaatgaggacgaggatgattcagaagatgaggatgaagtggGAGAGGCCAGAAGGGATgtgagaaagatggagCACAGGATGGAGGTTTCgcgaggaaagagaaagaaggagaagcaggTTAAGCAGTTGAAAAGAGAGGCTTCCAAG AAACGTAAGAAGAGGGCTGAAGGTGCGGGTGTCACTCCCAACTTCCCCGCTCTGGAGCTTTTGCAGGACCCTCAAACCTTTGGCGAAAAGCTCTATGACAACCTCCACAGACATG ATAAAATCTATTCTCTCGACCACAAAGTTCTCATCATGCAGCTCCTCTCCCGTGTCATGGGTGTCCACAAGCTCTGTGTTCTTGGCTTTTACAGCTACATTATCAAGTACCTCACCTATCATCAGCTTCAAGTCACTCTTATTCTCGTCTCCCTCGCTCAATCTGTACACGATCTTACCCCACCCGACGTCCTCACGCCTGTTATCCGCAAACTAGCGCAAGAATTTGTTCACCCCGGTGTCGGCGCTGAAGTCATCGCTGCTGGTTTAAACGCGATCAGAGAAGTCTGTCGAAGGCAGCCGTGGTGTATGGAGGAAGACTTATTGGGTGATTTAATTGAGTACAGGAAGAGTAAAGATAAGGGAGTTGTGACTGCCTCAAGAGGTTTGTTGCAGCTCTTCAGGGAAGTGAATCCCGGTATGCTCAAGAGGCGAGAAAGG GGTAAAGCCGCCAGCATGGGTCTCATTGGTTCCCAAGTCCTTGCCTACGGTCATTCTGCCGATGCCGCCGAGGGTATCGAAGGTCTCGAGTTGCTCGAAGAACACTACGCCAAACTCCGTAAGGAAGCCAATGGCGATGTCGGTGACGGATCCGATGTTGAGATGGATGTcggcgaggatgatgatgaagggtGGGAAGGCTGGGAGGCCGAGTCTGATTCCGAAGCTGATTCAAATGGATGGGAAAGCGTTAGtagtggaggagaagatttggAGATCAGTGATAGTGAAGATGAGTCAGACAAGAGGAGGGATAAGAAAGATAAgcgggagaagaagaggttggcTAGGGGTAAAGGGAAGGCCAAGgctgaggatggagaaactgatgaggatgaagagatggacgatGCGGTCTCTGTGGCGGCCACCGAAGCTACCGAGGCGTCTCAAACCACCAAAAAGCTGTCCTTACTCGCTCAGCAAAGG ATTCTTACACCTGCAGACTTTGAGCTTCTTAACGAACTCCGTCTCAAGGCGGCCAAAGAGCTCGCTGCTGCCGGCGGTGGCTCCGCTGCCAAGCGCAAGCTTGCTGCTTTGGAAGCCTCCAAGCGACATGTTGGCGAAGACGAAGCGGACCGATTCCTTACCGAGGCTGAGATTCTGGGACCGAgaaagaaggccaaggcgacttgggaggagaggatggagagtaTTCAAAAGGGACGAGAAGGCAGAGAGAAGTTTGGTAGTatgaagggcaagaagaagaaggcggccCCTAGCAGTTCTACAAACAAGGAAAAAGCCAAGAACAAGCCTATCATGATGGCTTTGCA CTCCAACAGGGTTGTttccaagaagaaagctTCCTTGCGAGACAAGCAAATCAGGCTTCGTGCGGCTATCGAAAAGCGCAAGAAACAAAAGCATTAG